A genomic region of Candidatus Margulisiibacteriota bacterium contains the following coding sequences:
- a CDS encoding helix-turn-helix transcriptional regulator — protein sequence MSLRKLFISNLRRIRRASGISQMELAELCNTSVNYIGTIEMGIRFPSMEMIERISAALQIKPYKFFLENSPAPVKKPIKQMQPELLRKYVLNQLDKVTRKIRKY from the coding sequence ATGAGTCTGCGAAAACTTTTTATCTCTAATTTGCGCAGGATCCGCCGCGCCTCCGGCATTTCACAAATGGAGCTGGCTGAGCTCTGCAACACTTCGGTTAATTATATCGGCACGATCGAAATGGGCATCCGGTTTCCTTCCATGGAAATGATCGAAAGAATTTCTGCCGCGCTGCAAATTAAACCTTACAAGTTTTTTCTGGAAAATTCACCCGCGCCAGTTAAAAAACCAATTAAACAGATGCAGCCGGAGTTATTGAGAAAATATGTGCTTAATCAGCTGGACAAAGTGACGCGGAAGATCCGCAAATACTAG